From the Phyllobacterium sp. T1293 genome, the window CCCGCCAATGGATTTGATCTTGCCTGCTTTCAAGAGCGTGTCATAGGCAGACAGTGTTTCCTCATAAGGCGTTTCCGGATCGGGCCAATGGGAGAGATATACATCGATGCTATCCACTTGCAGCCGTTTCAATGATGCTTCAACTGCCTTGGCGATATAGGCAGGGGAAAGGTCCTTCTTGCCCTGACCCATGTCACCACCGACCTTGGTGATGACAACCACCTTATCGCGTGCGTTGCGGGACTTGATCCACTCACCAATGATCGTTTCTGATTCACCGCCGCTGTTTCCCGGAACCCAGCGAGAGTAAACATCAGCCGTATCGACTGCGTTAAGGCCCGCATCGACGAAGCGGTCGAGCAGATCGAAGGAGGTCTTCTTGTCGGCGGTCCAGCCGAAAACATTGCCGCCAAATACCAATGGAGCAATGGAAAGGCCGGTGCGGCCAAGGGGGCGTTTTTGCATGATTGATCTCCGGGGGAGGATGGTTGGGATTGCGAGTGTAGGCAGGTTCACCGTGCGTTTCCACCCGCAACCACGATGACGGTAACCAAATCAAGCGGTTGTGATAGGTTTTGACTATGGCCGTTGATACAATGGGCACATGAAAACATCAGGCTTAGGGTTTTATCTTTCGCTGGTTCTGTTTACGGCGCTGTCAGGTTGGACAGGTTCTGCCGCTGCGCAAAGCTTCCGTGTCTGCCATGGCTATGGTTGTTACTTCCAAACGCCGGTGACGTTGACATCAGCCGATCGCAGCCGGATTGCCGCCATTATGGCAAATGGACGCAAATCAGCCGAAGCGGAGCGTGCTGCCATACGGCGTGCCGTGCAGGTGTTTGAGCTTCGCTCGACACAGGTGATTGGCGTGGCGGACCGTCCAAAGATGGAATTTGGCGAAGCACGGCAGAAAGGTCAGATGGATTGCGTGGATGAATCCACCAATACGGATCATTTCCTGCGCTATCTGCAAAGCGCCGGCCTGCTCCGGCACCATAGTGTCAGCAGTCGTGAATCGCGCGGAAGCTTCATTGATGGCCGCTATCCGCATTTCGCAGCGGTGCTGCGCGACAAGTCAGGAACGCTCTGGGCCGTTGACTCCTGGTATGAGCCAGCGGGCGGAAAACCTGACGTTATGCGTTTGGCTGAGTGGGAGGAGCGGGGTTTCAACAGCCAGAGGTAGGCCTGAAACAACAACACCCACCGCGGGAGGAGGTGCGGTGGGTGCCGTTTGGTAAAGGCCGACTGGGAGGAGGAGTGCCGGCCTTTGATCGCGGAGGCTCTGGGAGGAGGATGAGCCTCGGCGATATTCTGTTATGCGATTAGCGTACTGCAGACTTCTTGGCTACGAACGGGATGTCCGAGCGGGAGATGCCCAGATCGTTCAGTTCGCGGGTCGACAGACGGTTCAGCTCGGAAACCGTGTCACGATAACGGCGCCAGTTGCTGTAAGAGCGGATAAGGTTCATTTCATTCACCATTCGGTTCAAATTGTTTCGTTGATCAGTCTTGATCGTTGAACTGAAGATAGTGGATGCCTTGCCGAATGTGCAGAGCCAAGTTTGCACGCCAGCTATGCGTATGTTGCATTGCATCATTAATCGATTTTAATTGCTGCGTCGCACAATTGTCATCTTCATGGCTTTTTGCCCGAATCCGGCTGCAATTGCGTTTTCAATGAGGCTGTCGTTATTAGTGACACATCTCGAATCGGGAGCAGAAAGCATGATAATCGGCTTCACCCTGCGCAAACATATTGCGCGGTGGCAGCGGGACGGGCTGATTGATGAAACCACGGCAGAACGCTTGCGCAAGGATATTGCCGGGCATGGTGTCAGCTTTGGCCTTGGCAATGTTCTGGCCATTCTCGGTGCTATTCTGCTTGGCGCTGCGCTTCTGTCCCTGATTGCTGCCAATTGGGAGGCCATGCCAAGGCTTGTCCGCGTTGGGTTGATCTTCGCTGTTCTCTGGTGCGGTTATCTTGGCGGCGCATGGCGGGCGAGCAGGGGTGACAAGGTTTTCAGCGAAGCGCTCTATCTGATCGCCGCGATAGGTTTCGGCGCCGGTATCGCGTTTGTCGGTCAAATGTATCATCTATCGGGTGACATGGCCTCTGCTGCCCTGTGGTGGACTGGAGGAACGGTTATTGCTGCCCTGTTGCTGCGATCACCGACACTTGTCTCAACCAGCATTGTCATTGCCGGTATCTATCTTGCAGCAAGCGTAGAGCCGGATAATACATCACGTTTGACCTATGTCTGGCTCGTACCAGTCTTTTCTGTCATGGCGGCAGGCCTGATCGGGTACGTGAAAGCTGACGTGGCGCGGCATTTTCTGGCGGTTTTGCTGCTTGTCTTTGTCTGTGTGGTTCATTTCGATCTGGATGCCAGCACCATCCTGTGGCTGGCACTTGCTACAGGACTTGGCTTGTTTCTGGCTGATGCATTGCGCTCGCCGGTTCTGGATGATCTGACTGGATGGAGTATAGGTCTTGGTGCCTATGGCTTTCTGGCTGCCCATATGGTGCTGATGATTTTCCAGTTTGATGATCATGGGTTTGGCCGGACGCGCGAGGTGACAATAGGCTTTGCCATTCTGGCGCTCGCGATTGCCGGTTTGGCCCTGTCGGGGCACCGCAATCTTGCCATAAGGTGGAGCGCCTATGCGATTTTCTGTGTTGAGGTTCTTTATCTTGCTTTCGAAACAATCGGCACGATGATTGGAACAGCCGGCTTTTTCCTCACCATCGGTGTGCTGGTGCTGCTGCTTGCGGTCTTTGTTATCCGCATGGAGCGCCGCCTTCAGAAAAAGAGTCTGCTGAAGAGTGTAGCGCCATGAAAATAAATCGCTTTTTGATTGCAGGGATTGTCGTCGCACTGCTGCAGTCGGGTGTACTTTACGCCATGGTGGAAAAACATGCGATGGTTCTTCGCCATGGCACAATGATCACCTTGGCAACGGAACCGGTTGATCCACGCGACCTTTTGCGGGGCGAATATGTGCGGCTCGGCTATGGCATTTCATCCGTTGGAACAGACAAAGTGACCGGCAACAAGCCCGAGACAACAGGGCTCATCGATATCTATGTCACGGTCAAGGAAGGTGCGGACGGGCGGTGGAATTTCGCCAGCGCTTCCTGGCAGAAGCGTACGGACATTGCTGCCGGTGACGTTCAATTGCACGGACGGACGCTCAATCATTCCTACGCGGTCACAAATGACGTTTATGCGGTCCAGTACGGCGTTGAGCGCTATTACCTTCCTGAAGGTTGGGGGCAAACTGTTGAGAAGATGCAAGGCGAACACGCTCTTGATGCTGTGATCGCGGTGTCGAAGGCAGGCGACGCCCAGATCAGTGCGCTCAAATATAATGGGCGTCTGCTCTATCAGGAGCCCGCATATTAGACATTATCTATAGAAAATAATGGTGCGGATAGAGGGACTCGAACCCCCACGGTCTCCCGCCAGAACCTAAATCTGGTGCGTCTACCAATTTCGCCATATCCGCAGATGGTTGCCGTATTCGACCCCCAAGCGCCGGTCTCTATATCACCGTCTTCTCGGGGGTCAAAGGAAAAAGCTGCTGTTTGAACAGTTTACTCAGAGACTGGCTTCCAGCCGATTGCATCGCGCAGGAAAGTGTAGCCAAGCGCAATGAAGCTGGCCCGTTCTTTATTGTCCTTGCCATAGCCATGCCCACCCGCCTCAGGCTCGTAGAAATAGGTGTTATAGCCAAGAGCCTGCAGCTTTGCCGCCATCTTGCGTGCGTGACCGGGGTGAACGCGGTCATCCCGGCGTGTTGTTGCAATCAGGATTGGCGGATAGGGACGACCGGGTACAGCATTGTGATAGGCTGACAGCTCTTTCAGGAAGTCCCAGTCCTCAGGCTTGTCAGGATCACCATATTCGTCGACCCAGCTTGCTCCGGCGAGAAGCTTGTTGTAGCGGCGCATGTCGATCAGGGGAATGGTGCAGAACAGCGCCCCGAAACGTTCGGGGTAACG encodes:
- a CDS encoding DUF1127 domain-containing protein, yielding MNLIRSYSNWRRYRDTVSELNRLSTRELNDLGISRSDIPFVAKKSAVR
- a CDS encoding DUF2157 domain-containing protein, whose amino-acid sequence is MIIGFTLRKHIARWQRDGLIDETTAERLRKDIAGHGVSFGLGNVLAILGAILLGAALLSLIAANWEAMPRLVRVGLIFAVLWCGYLGGAWRASRGDKVFSEALYLIAAIGFGAGIAFVGQMYHLSGDMASAALWWTGGTVIAALLLRSPTLVSTSIVIAGIYLAASVEPDNTSRLTYVWLVPVFSVMAAGLIGYVKADVARHFLAVLLLVFVCVVHFDLDASTILWLALATGLGLFLADALRSPVLDDLTGWSIGLGAYGFLAAHMVLMIFQFDDHGFGRTREVTIGFAILALAIAGLALSGHRNLAIRWSAYAIFCVEVLYLAFETIGTMIGTAGFFLTIGVLVLLLAVFVIRMERRLQKKSLLKSVAP
- a CDS encoding GDYXXLXY domain-containing protein, which gives rise to MKINRFLIAGIVVALLQSGVLYAMVEKHAMVLRHGTMITLATEPVDPRDLLRGEYVRLGYGISSVGTDKVTGNKPETTGLIDIYVTVKEGADGRWNFASASWQKRTDIAAGDVQLHGRTLNHSYAVTNDVYAVQYGVERYYLPEGWGQTVEKMQGEHALDAVIAVSKAGDAQISALKYNGRLLYQEPAY